One genomic segment of Ricinus communis isolate WT05 ecotype wild-type chromosome 5, ASM1957865v1, whole genome shotgun sequence includes these proteins:
- the LOC8263900 gene encoding 6-phosphogluconate dehydrogenase, decarboxylating 2, whose protein sequence is MAAPPKPTRIGLAGLAVMGQNLALNIAEKGFPISVYNRTTSKVDETVERAKREGDLPLYGFHDPESFVKSIQKPRVIIMLVKAGAPVDQTIKTLSAYMEKGDCIIDGGNEWYENTERREKAMADLGLQYLGMGVSGGEEGARNGPSLMPGGSFEAYKYIEDILLKVAAQVPDSGPCVTYIGKGGSGNFVKMVHNGIEYGDMQLIAEAYDVLKSIGKLSNEELQSVFAEWNKGELLSFLIEITADIFGIKDDKGDGYLVDKVLDKTGMKGTGKWTVQQAADLSVAAPTIASSLDARFLSGLKEERVEAAKVFKSGGFGDILTDQVIDKKKLVDDVRQALYAAKICSYAQGMNLIRAKSIEKVWDLKLGELARIWKGGCIIRAVFLDRIKKAYDRNADLANLLVDPEFAKEIVDRQSAWRRVVCLAINSGISTPGMSSSLAYFDSYRRERLPANLVQAQRDYFGAHTYERVDMEGSFHTEWFKIARQLKN, encoded by the coding sequence ATGGCTGCGCCCCCAAAACCAACAAGAATAGGCCTTGCCGGTCTGGCTGTCATGGGCCAGAATCTGGCCCTCAATATTGCAGAGAAAGGGTTCCCCATTTCTGTTTACAATCGAACTACCTCCAAAGTTGATGAGACTGTTGAAAGAGCTAAAAGGGAGGGAGATCTTCCTCTGTATGGCTTCCATGATCCTGAATCATTCGTCAAGTCAATCCAAAAGCCTCGAGTTATAATAATGCTTGTTAAGGCTGGGGCTCCTGTTGACCAGACCATAAAGACCCTATCTGCCTACATGGAGAAAGGTGACTGTATCATTGATGGTGGGAATGAATGGTATGAGAACACTGAGAGGAGAGAAAAAGCTATGGCTGATCTGGGTTTGCAATATCTTGGAATGGGAGTTTCAGGTGGTGAAGAGGGTGCACGAAATGGACCCTCTTTAATGCCTGGAGGTTCTTTCGAGGCCTACAAGTACATCGAAGACATTCTTCTTAAAGTGGCAGCTCAAGTTCCTGACAGTGGCCCCTGTGTGACTTATATTGGCAAAGGGGGATCTGGTAATTTTGTCAAGATGGTACATAACGGTATCGAATATGGTGATATGCAGCTGATTGCAGAGGCTTATGATGTGCTAAAATCTATTGGAAAGTTGTCAAATGAGGAACTGCAAAGTGTTTTTGCAGAATGGAACAAGGGTGAGCTTCTCAGCTTCTTGATTGAGATCACTGCAGATATTTTTGGAATTAAAGATGACAAGGGAGATGGATATTTGGTTGACAAGGTTTTGGACAAAACTGGTATGAAGGGTACAGGTAAATGGACTGTACAGCAAGCTGCTGATCTATCAGTTGCAGCTCCTACAATTGCATCTTCTTTGGATGCAAGATTCCTTAGTGGTTTGAAGGAGGAACGAGTTGAAGCTGCTAAAGTCTTCAAGTCAGGTGGATTTGGAGATATCTTGACTGACCAAGTAATAGACAAAAAGAAGTTGGTTGACGATGTCAGACAAGCTCTTTATGCTGCCAAGATTTGTAGTTATGCACAGGGGATGAATCTGATCCGTGCAAAAAGTATTGAGAAAGTATGGGACTTGAAGTTGGGAGAACTGGCTAGAATCTGGAAGGGTGGCTGCATTATTCGGGCTGTGTTCTTAGACAGAATCAAGAAAGCTTATGATAGGAATGCCGATCTGGCTAACCTTCTTGTGGATCCAGAGTTTGCCAAGGAAATCGTTGACCGCCAGTCTGCTTGGCGGAGGGTAGTATGCCTTGCTATCAACTCTGGTATTAGCACTCCTGGTATGTCATCTAGTCTTGCTTACTTTGACTCTTACAGAAGGGAAAGGTTGCCAGCTAATTTAGTCCAAGCTCAAAGAGATTATTTTGGTGCTCACACATATGAAAGGGTTGATATGGAAGGATCTTTCCATACCGAATGGTTCAAGATTGCAAGACAGTTGAAGAATTAA
- the LOC8263902 gene encoding protein SOB FIVE-LIKE 3, with amino-acid sequence MDSSKHTEGCSSSESGWTMYIASPMQEDGNDCSDDTDDGNHHNDVIINDRHDHADDNEQQDSDDSMASDASSGPHHQYRYENPQRKGPLGNFKHSVGNKFNHCSPAEKTNKKDKKNDGNSNEKNRKLTANRKYSSSRSHA; translated from the exons ATGGATTCATCCAAACACACAGAAGGATGTAGCAGCAGTGAATCTGGTTGGACAATGTACATCGCCTCTCCCATGCAAGAAGATGGCAACGACTGCAGTGATGACACGGATGATGGAAACCATCACAATGACGTTATCATCAATGACAGACATGATCATGCTGATGATAATGAGCAGCAAGACAGTGACGACTCAATGGCTTCAGATGCTTCCTCCGGCCCCCATCACCAGTACAGATATGAGAATCCTCAACGTAAAGGACCATTAGGGAATTTTAAGCACAGTGTGGGCAACAAGTTCAACCATTGTTCTCCGGctgaaaaaacaaacaaaaaggaTAAGAAGAATGATGGAAACAGCAATGAGAAGAACAGAAAGCTTACTGCTAACAGAAAATACAGCAG CTCCAGAAGCCATGCATGA
- the LOC8263899 gene encoding probable galacturonosyltransferase 9 has protein sequence MAVAVRGGRGGGGSGGFNAGILRSFFSYRILVSAMFTLLFLATLSVLLTTHPPTSPHESSLPSSGDAYVQRTFLALNSDPLKTRLDLIYKQASDHMTLVNAYAAYARKLKLDISRQLRMFDDLAKNFTDITSKPNYKISLFESEGAIDEDILRQFEKEIKERVKVARLMIAETKESYDNQIKIQKLKDTIFAVNELLVKARKNGAFASLISAKSIPKSLHCLAMRLVEERISHPEKYRDEDPKLEFEDPSLYHYAIFSDNVIAVSVVVRSVVKNAEEPWKHVFHVVTDRMNVAAMKVWFRMRPVEGGAHVEVKAVEDFSFLNSSYVPVLRQLENLKLQKFYFENQAENATKDVSNMKFRNPKYLSMLNHLRFYLPEMYPKLHKILFLDDDVVVQKDLTGLWKIDLDGKVNGAAETCFGSFHRYAQYLNFSHPLIKEKFNPKACAWAYGMNVFDLDAWRREKSTEQYHYWQNLNEDRTLWKLGTLPPGLITFYSTTKSLDKSWHVLGLGYNPSISMDEISNAAVIHYNGNMKPWLDIAMNQYKNLWTKYVDSDMEFVQMCNFGF, from the exons ATGGCTGTTGCCGTCCGTGGAGGCAGAGGTGGCGGAGGATCCGGCGGATTCAATGCCGGTATCCTCCGTAGCTTCTTCTCTTACAGGATCTTAGTCTCTGCTATGTtcactcttctttttctcGCTACACTCTCTGTTCTTCTCACTACTCACCCACCTACTTCTCCTCATGAATCT TCATTGCCAAGTAGTGGAGATGCTTATGTACAGAGGACATTTTTGGCATTAAATTCAGATCCACTGAAAACTCGTTTGGATTTGATATACAAACAAGCTAGTGATCATATGACCTTAGTGAATGCTTATGCTGCTTATGCTAGAAAGCTTAAGCTCGATATTTCTAGACAATTGAGAATGTTTGATGATTTAGCTAAGAATTTCACTGATATAACTTCAAAACCCAATTATAAGATTTCCTTGTTTGAATCAGAAGGTGCTATTGATGAGGATATTTTGAGACagtttgagaaagaaattaaagaaagggTTAAAGTTGCAAGATTGATGATTGCCGAAACAAAAGAGAGTTACgataatcaaattaagattCAGAAGCTTAAAGATACTATATTTGCTGTTAATGAATTGTTGGTTAAGGCAAGAAAGAATGGGGCTTTTGCGAGTTTGATTTCTGCGAAATCGATTCCCAAGAGTTTGCATTGCTTGGCTATGAGACTTGTAGAGGAGAGGATTTCTCATCCAGAAAAATATAGAGATGAGGATCCTAAGTTGGAGTTTGAAGATCCGAGTCTTTATCATTACGCTATTTTTTCTGATAATGTGATTGCTGTGTCAGTTGTGGTGAGGTCTGTGGTGAAGAATGCGGAGGAACCCTGGAAACATGTTTTTCATGTTGTTACTGATAGAATGAATGTGGCAGCCATGAAGGTTTGGTTTAGGATGAGGCCTGTGGAAGGAGGTGCTCATGTGGAGGTTAAGGCTGTGGAGGATTTTAGTTTTCTGAATTCTTCATATGTTCCAGTTTTGAGGCAACTTGAGAATCTTAAATTGCAGAAGTTTTACTTTGAGAATCAGGCTGAGAATGCTACCAAGGATGTGAGTAACATGAAGTTCAGGAATCCCAAATACTTGTCAATGCTGAATCATCTTCGATTTTATCTGCCAGAGATGTATCCCAAGTTGCATAAGATTTTGTTTTTGGATGATGATGTTGTAGTTCAAAAGGATCTAACAGGGTTGTGGAAGATTGACTTAGATGGGAAGGTGAATGGGGCTGCTGAGACCTGCTTTGGGTCATTTCATCGGTATGCACAGTATCTGAACTTTTCACATCCTCTAATTAAAGAGAAGTTTAATCCAAAGGCTTGTGCGTGGGCTTATGGAATGAATGTATTTGATCTTGATGCTTGGAGACGGGAAAAAAGCACTGAGCAATATCATTACTGGCAGAACTTG AATGAGGATCGTACTCTATGGAAATTGGGTACTCTACCACCTGGTTTGATCACCTTTTACTCCACAACAAAGTCATTGGACAAATCATGGCATGTGCTTGGTCTTGGGTACAATCCAAGCATTAGCATGGATGAGATCAGCAATGCAGCAGTCATTCATTACAATGGAAACATGAAACCTTGGCTTGACATTGCCATGAATCAATACAAGAATCTCTGGACTAAATATGTAGACAGTGATATGGAGTTTGTTCAGATGTGCAATTTTGGCTTTTAG